In Papio anubis isolate 15944 chromosome 20, Panubis1.0, whole genome shotgun sequence, the genomic window ggctcacagctgtaatcccagcactctgggaagccaaggcgggtggatcacgaggtcaggagatcgagaccattttttttttttcaaaaaaaaaaaaagaaaaaattatgtttttttcagcCGGTCattgtggctcaagcctataatcccagcactttgggaggccaaggcaggtggatcacctgaggtcaggaatttgagaccagcctggccaacatggtgaaaccctgtctctactaaaaatacaaaaaatagccaggcatcatggcgggcgcctgtaatcctagctactcaggaggctgagtcaggagactcacttgaacccaggaggtggaggctgcagtgagctgaaatcggaccactgcactgcagcctgagcaacagggcgaaactgtatctcaaaagaaaaaagaaaaccatcagatTATGAGACGGGCAAGGAAGAAAAATGCAACAGGAGGGGATACAGGATGGGCATGGAGGGGTCACGGAGGTGATGTTACCAAAGACCTAAATGAAAGGAAGCAAGGAGTCGGGctctgtggttcatgcctgtaatcccagcactttgggaggttgaggcaagtggatcccttgaggtcaggagttcgagagcagcctggccagtaCGGTGAAACTtgatgtttctactaaaaataccaaaattagccgggagtggtggcgggtgcctgtagaaccaactacttgggaggctgaggcaggagaatcgtgtgaatccatgaggtggaggttgcagtgagctgagatcacaccactgcactccagcctggatgatacaGCAAGACCGTGTCCCCCCCAAAAAGAAAGCGAGGGttgcctgggtgcggtggctcaagcctgtaatcccagcactttgggaggccgaggcgggtggatcacaaggtcaggagatcgagactatcctggctaacatggtgaaaccccgtctctactaaaaatacaaaaaactagccgggcgcggtagcgggcgcctgtagtcccagctacttgggaggctgaggcgggagaatggcgtgaacccggggggcggagcttgcagtgagccgagatcgcgccactgcactccagcctgggaagcacaGGGAGACccccgcctaaaaaaaaaaaaaaaaaaaaaagaaagcgagGGTCCAAGCCATGCAAAAAGCTGCAGGAAAGGAGCTATCAGGCAGCGGGCTCAGCAcaggcaaaggccctggggtgggaatGTGCTCAGCGAGCTCCAGGAACAGCAGGAAGTGGGTGCGCTGCAGGGAGACTGAGTGAGGGGCTGATGTtgctggggagagggggaagTGAAAGGGGCCACGTGGAGCCTTGTGGGATGGGTGGATTTCACTCCGAAGGCAAAACGGAGCAGGAAGAGTTGTCACTCTTGGGAAGAGTAGGAGATGGTGACAGCTCCAGGCAGAACTGTCCATGTGGGGTCCCTGCGCTGGTTGCTCAATTTCCCTTCGCTTCTCAGCCCTGTGTCCGCAGCTCTGGGGGCCACGGCCACCTGCCCTCACCCAGGCCCACAGCTGAGCTTACACTCAGCTCTCTTTGCTGTTTACCAACCTCCTTCCGGTCAGGCCCCGTCCCACTTCCTCACTCTCACATCTGAGTGGCCCGCCGGGACAAGATGTTGAAGGAAActtcactttctgtggtttcGGCTCCACTCTCACCCCGCACAGCCGCCTCTGCGTAGGTTTCAATTCCCACCTCCTGCTAAGCCGGGTGCCTCCTCTGGATCCCCCAGCAGAAGCCTGCGCATGGCTGGGCAGCCCCCATGCACCCACCAGCCTCCCACACTGTCATCCCTGGGGCCCCGAGAAAGCTGAAGCGTGGGCCATGAGCAGATGCACTCTGGGAAAATGTGCAGGAGCCCAGCACAGGGACACTAGACTCTCTGGTGCTTTCAAGGCTCTGAGCAGGTCTGCAGCGTGGCTGAATCCAGTGCGTGGCCCTGTCAGTGCAGTTGGAGCTCAGCAGAGGGTTGACTTATGTCCCCCACAGGACAGGTCTACATCCTGACCCAGGAAACTCAGCATGTGACCTTATTCGGAACGCTTATTCCAAATAAGCATTTATTTGGAACTTATTTGGAATACTCATTTGGTATCTTGAGCAATCCTAAATCCAATGAGAGGTGTCCTTTTAAgaaaagagggctgggcacaatggcttatgcctgtaatcctaacactttggcaggctgaggctggaggatcgcttgatctcAGGGATTCacgaccaacctgggcaacgtaccaagaccctgtctctacaaaaaaatttgtacaagtagccaggcgtggtggtgcgcatctgtagcaccagctccttgggaggctgaggtgagaggatcgctttagcccaggagacggaggctgcagtgagctgtgattgcactactgcactccagcctgggtgacacacagagaccctgtctcaaaaaaataaataaacaggaggAGAGAACACGCAAGAGAAAGAAGTCCAAGTAAAGACAAGAGACTGGAGTGACACGGCCACAAGCTAAGGAATGCCAAGGACAGGAGGGGCCTGGGATGGGCTCtgcctcagagcctccagagggaatCAGCCCTTCCACCACCTTGACCTTGGATTTTTGATCTCTACAGCtaagagagaataagagagaatacatttgtgtatgtgctttttttttttttttaagacggagtttcactcttgttgcccaggctggagtgcagtggcgcaatcttggctcactgcaacctccgcctcccgggttcaagcaattctcctgtctcagctacccaagtagctgggattacaggcgcatgccaccacacccagctaatttttgtattttcagtagagacggggttttgccatattgatcaggctggtctcaaactcctgacctcgggtgatctgcccgcctcggcctcccaaagtgctgcgtggagtgaaccaccatgtccagccttttttttttttttttttttttgagacagagtcttgctctgtcacccagagtggagtgcagtggcacgatctcagctcactgcaacctctacctccccggttTATGCgattgttgtgcctcagcctcccaagtagctgggactacaggtgcacaccaccacacctagctaatttttgtatttttagtagagacgagatttcaccatgttggccaggctggtctcaaacacctgacctcaagtgatctgtccacctcattctcccaaagtgctgggatgacaggtgtgagccacctcgcccagcctgtTGTCTTAGGAAATTCATCCATGGCGGCTATGCCCCAGGGCAGCAGgctccaccctcctccccacGGATGAGGTCTGTGGATCAGAACCTGGGCCAGGGCACCCTCAGGCCTGCTGCCATCAAAGACCACGAGACAGTGCAGATTTCCAGCAACGTTCCTTTTAATATCCGGATGCCCAGAGCCACAGCCTGTGTGTTGAGCCCCAGGCAGGGCTGGTGGCTGGACGCTGTTGGCTTCCAGCAGCAGCACCACCACCAGCTTTTCGAAAGGAGAACCGAGAGCGTGGTGGCCAGCAGGGGCCCAGCCCCTGGGGCCGTGTGCCTGGTCCCAGCTGCAGCGTCCCTCTGGCCAGCTACAAAGTGGAATGCTTCTCAAAGGGTACGGTCAGGAGTCGGGCAGCTGCCTCGTCCAAGAACCAGCACAGTTTCCCGGTGTGGGGCTGGACCAGGGCGGCAGGCACCGGGTTTTCCTCCTGGTCCTCCAAAATGCGCTGCAGAAGAGGACAGAAGAGTAAAGCCCTGCCTGCACCCCAGGCGCCGCCCCTCAGCACTCTCCTGGCTCCTTTGCCAAGGATAAATAAGACTCTTGTATCCTCGAAATGTGACGATGCCCAGCTCAGCTGTCCTAGTGCCAAACAGCAGGGACAGAGTCCCTTCCTTTCTATCCACTataactcttttattttattttattttatttattttatttatttattttttttgagacggagtctggctctgtcgcccaggctggagtgcagtggccggatctcagctcactgcaagctccgcctcccgggttcacgccattctcctgcctcagcctcccgagtacctgggactacaggcgcccgccacctcgcccggctaatttttttttgtatttttttagtagagatggggtttcaccgtgttagccaggctggtctcgacctcctgacctcgtgatccgcccgtctcagcctcccaaagtgctgagattacaggcttgagccaccgcacccggccccactataactattttaattaattaatttatttttttgagatggagtctcgctctgtcgcccaggctggagtgcagtgatgcgatcttgactcactgcaacctccgcctcccacgttcaagtgattcttctgcctcagcctcccgagtagctgggattacaggcaagtgccaccacgcccagctaactttttttcttttttgagacaaagtctcaatcttgttccccaggctggagtgcaatggcacgatctcggctcactgccacctccgcctcctgggttcaagcgattctcctgcctcggccccccaagttgctgggattataggcgcctgccaccacacccggctaatttttgtatttttaatagagatggtttcaccatgttggccaggctgatctagaactcctgacctcaggtgatccacccgcctaggcttcccaaagtgctgggataacaggtgtgagccaccatgcccggctgtgcCTTTTTATTTATAACACCACgtgactttcttttctcttgattaGCCTTGTCAGGAGCTTGTCTATCTTTTAGATCTACTTAccattaaagtttaaaatatattaactaactcattaatttctgattttaattccACTTAGTCCTGCCACTGACTTTTGTAGATTTATATTATTgtcctttttctagtttttcttttttctttttttgagatggagtctcactctgtcacccaggctggagtgcagtagtgtgatctcagttcactgcaacctccgcctcccaggttcaagtgattctcttgcctcagcttcctgagtagctgggattacaggcgcccaccaccatgcccagctaatttttgtttttttagcagagatggggtttcaccaggttggccaggctggtctggaactcctgacctcaggtgatccacccgccttggcctctcaaatgctgggcttataggtatgagccaccgcacccagcctattattGTCCTTTTTCTAATTCTACAGGAAAGCACTTAATTTATTTCGATGGTTTGctacttaataattttttaaaaatgcatttgaatgCTATTAATTTACCTCTGAGTGCAGCTTTGGCCTCATCTCATCAAGTTCATTTCATAGCGGTTAATACCTAACTAGCCTTTaatgtaatttccttttttattttttcctttttttctaattgcAATTTCAAGTTCCCTTTCAACCCAAGAATGACTGAGTTTTCTTCAGATCTGATGCTTCAGCACAATAATGTCTGGGGCCATTATCTGTCCCTGGGGCCCACATGCCCATGAACTTCCCAGGACTAGAACCCTCTGCCGTTACCTTCAGAACAGTCGCCTTGCCTTCTCCGGTTGCCACAAAGATGACAGTTCGTGCTGCATTCAGGACAGGTAGCGTGAGGGTCACACGCTGTGGCGGTGGCTTCGGGGAGTCACTGATGGGAGCCACAATCTTCTCCCGCTCCTTGGGGAGGAAGCCCAGGGATGGAGGCAGAAGGATAATGTCACTTCAGCTTCTTGGACACTTACATACACCAGGCCTGGTCCAGCCaccatcccatcccatcctaACAATCCCATGGTGGGTAGTTTAAGGTCCTTGTTTTAAGGGGCTGAACTGAGACCTGGAAGGGTTGAGCCCAGCAGAGGTACGCTGGTGGAGGCTGACTTGAACCCTGGCTCTAGACACCCCACCCCGCAGGTGGCCCTCCCTCTGGAAGTCCCAGATGTTAGGGACTGGACTCAGGACTAGGGCAGAACCCCGCATTGGAGTGCTCACCTGCAGGAGGGGGTGGTCTGGGAAGAGTGAGCAGGTGTGGCCATCAGGGCCCACCCCCAGGATTAGCAGGTCGAAAACTGGGATGGAGTCCCCTTGGAATGCCTGGGCGTGGGGAGAAGACAGTCTTGAGAGGTTGTaggtggcaggggcaggggagacTCAGAGGACACAGAGACCATTGTCagataaaaaaatacaagtagctgtggctgggtgtggtggctcatgcctgaaatcttggcaatttgggaggccgaggtgggcggatcacgaggtcaggagttcaagaccagcttagccaacatagtgaaaccctgtctctactaaaaatacaaaaattagccgggcatgatggcaggcgcctgtagtcccagatacttgggaggttgaggcaggagaattacttgagctcgggaggcaaaggttgcagtgagccgaaactgcatcactgcactccagcctaggtggcagagtgagactccatctcaaaagaataaaaaaaggccgggcacggtggctcacgcctgtaatcccagcactttgggaggccgagatgggtggatcatgaggtccggagatcgagaccatcctggctaacatggtgaaaccccgtctctactaaaaaatataaaaaattagccaggtgcggtggcgggcgtctgtagtcccagctactcaggaggctgaggcaggagaatagcataaacccaggaggtggagcttgcagtgagccaagatcgcgccactgcactccagcctgggcgacaaagcgatactccgtctcaaaaaaaaaaaaaagaaagaatgaatgaaatacgAGTAGCTGTAACGCAGGAAACTGTGCTCAACCTAGCCTGTGATCAAAGCCACACCCATCATATTTCACCAAGATGTGAGGACCCAGGCCTGttacctgggcaacagaggctgGGTGGCCTTCAGGCTTCCCAGGGCAGGGCTGTGGCCTTGAAGAGGGGATTCCTCAAAGGGATCTGCCAGTTATCCCTGGGGCAGTTCCTGCTGGTGACAATCAGAAGGCCGCTCTGTTGCCCGGGGTGTGGCCACTTCGTGGATGTGACTCCCTTGCAGCTGCTCCTTGGGGCTCACCTGTCTCAGCTTCTTGGCGTAGTCCTCAGCCGCCTCCTCCACAGGCAGCTCGGGGTTAATGGTGATCACCTGGCTTTCTGGGATCGGCAATCTGGAGAGAAGATGCGTCTGCAGCCAACAGAGGGACAGTGTCACCAACAGTAACGTGACCACCTGGATCCTCCAGGGAGGCTATGACATTACTGTCGTAACACTcatttacagatggggagactgaggcatggggAGGCTGGCGCATTTGTGCAAGGTCCTTCGGTTGGTGAGTGACACTTTGGTTGGTGAGTCACCTCTGGAAGGCTGGAAGCCAGGATCCTAAGCCCTGGGTGATGCCGCCTCTCAGGGCACAGGAGGTTCAAGGGCAAGAGGGAGCCCTGCTGCTCTTGGGGGGCTGGACAGGAGGGCAGCTCTCCTGGGCGAATCGAGATCATGGTGGTTCCTGCGGCGGCCAGCATTCCAACAGGAGTCTTTCAATTCCGTTGTATTTGGGGGGTTTCCCGGCCACAGCCTGCACGTGTCTAGCCAGCCCATTGTCCTGTTTCAAAGCCTCCAGGGTCCCACGGCCCTTGGGATAAAACTCAGCCCCTCACCGCCCTCCATGGAGAAGGGTGACCTTCTTcattcccaccctccctcctgaCGCTGCCTGGGAAACTCCTATACATCCCTCAGGCCACCTCCTCCGAGCAGCCACCCCCGCCTGCACCTGCCCCACTATAGGGAGTGGGGGCCAGGTTTGCCCAGGCCCAGCACTTGTGGCCAACGCACAGTAGATGCCCTGGCCTGTGAATGGTGGAGGAGTTGGCAGCAGATTTAACTCAAAAGCACTTGGAGTCAGGCCTCCTGCAAGGAGAAAGCTGCAGCCCTATCCCGCTGAGATGCGCCTGGGGGGTCCTGATCTGCTCTGAGACGGCTTCCATGTCTCGGTGCCTCACTGTTGTGCAGAGTCTAGCTCAGTGAGCTGAGGCAATGCTAAGGTAAGCCACAAAGTAAACGCAGGGGCTGACTGCCTTGAATGCTGAGGAGTATGAGCTCCACACTGAGGGCACTGGGGAGCCAAGGAGGGTGTGTGAACTGGGGAGGGACACAATCGTATCCATAGTTGGAAAGATCGCTCTGCTTGGTCCAAGTTCCCTGTGTTAGTCTATGCATAGACACCATAAACTTGAGGCTTATAAACACcagaaaatggccaggcatggtggctcacggctgtaatcccagcactttgggaggctgaggtgggacaattggttgagcccaggagtttgagaccagcctgggcagcacttAATTGTGAGActtcatatttactttaaaaattagcagcctcacacggtggctcatgcctgtaatcccagcattttgggaggccgaggtgggcggatcacctgaggtcaggagttggagaccagcctgactaacatggagaaaccctaaatacaaaaaaccttaaatacaaaatctactaaaaatacaaaattagctgggcgtggtggtgaatgcctgcaatcccagctacgtgggaggctgaagcaggagaatcacttgaacccgggaggcagaggttgcggtgagctgagatcgcgccattgcactccagcctgggcaacaagggcgaaacaccgacccaaaaaaaaaaaaaaaaaaaccatagctgggcctagtggtgtacacctgtggtcacagctaatgaggaggctgaggcaggaggattgatagagcccaggagttgaaagctgcagtaagccatgatcgtgcctctgcactctagcctgggcaacacagcaagatcctatctctaaaaaagaaagaaaaggaaaggaaaagaaaagaaagtataggaaggaaggaaggaaggaaggagggatggagagaaggaagggagggaggga contains:
- the PGLS gene encoding 6-phosphogluconolactonase; its protein translation is MYQRQSPKVLEAERRGRPLRRRTSGRRERFRLPAAALAMAAPAPGLISVFSSPQELGASLAQLVAQRAACCLAGARARFALGLSGGSLVSMLARELPAAVAPAGPVSLARWTLGFCDERLVPFDHAESTYGLYRTHLLSRLPIPESQVITINPELPVEEAAEDYAKKLRQAFQGDSIPVFDLLILGVGPDGHTCSLFPDHPLLQEREKIVAPISDSPKPPPQRVTLTLPVLNAARTVIFVATGEGKATVLKRILEDQEENPVPAALVQPHTGKLCWFLDEAAARLLTVPFEKHSTL